A window of the Streptomyces finlayi genome harbors these coding sequences:
- a CDS encoding DUF317 domain-containing protein has product MPHPEAAPHIRLGLYQDRSSAVTATITGSPTRTIHGLLTIHGFESLDEQTMVMARIDREEPHYAEQAARALRAENITVDITPELREEIDTEWTWANYPMPWCTREEIREVSNDAQQIYDDIRHGRLIIHAHAHDGWTTVAVGTYREGPSIHLHGENHLRTESMRYDNPVEAITEFDRLYGDAVRPGPAPATSTETEAEQARTSLPATANAPTSPATTRLVDAHAAAAGNHEALLNDFLEAHGEWEKWRTWSDETTHAVHESLVMRAEFVHEAAPDDTQWKIAAYESPVGERLWHATATATAPVDIVRTLLESLDSADTVEITAGSLVSEANVWEATRPLFDADWDHSVDGRFIRWQAPSDHSAGVQFDAFAANFRQSDLPVWTFWGGGDAEAPEWALHFSTHAAVSVLQDVAVEAAGRYAKPLASARRQRSPRSASPAPAPHPAAPARTR; this is encoded by the coding sequence TTGCCGCACCCCGAAGCCGCCCCTCACATCCGCCTCGGCCTGTACCAGGACCGCTCCAGCGCCGTCACCGCCACCATCACCGGCAGCCCCACCCGTACCATCCACGGCCTCCTCACCATCCACGGCTTCGAGTCGCTGGACGAACAGACGATGGTCATGGCGCGCATCGACCGCGAGGAACCGCACTACGCCGAGCAAGCCGCACGCGCCCTGCGAGCCGAGAACATCACCGTGGACATCACCCCCGAGCTGCGCGAGGAGATCGACACCGAATGGACCTGGGCCAACTACCCCATGCCCTGGTGCACGCGCGAGGAGATCCGCGAGGTGTCCAACGACGCCCAGCAGATCTACGACGACATCCGCCACGGACGCCTGATCATCCACGCCCACGCCCACGACGGCTGGACCACCGTCGCCGTCGGCACCTACCGCGAAGGCCCAAGCATCCACCTCCACGGGGAAAACCACCTGCGCACCGAATCGATGCGGTACGACAACCCCGTAGAAGCCATAACCGAGTTCGATCGCCTCTACGGCGACGCCGTACGCCCCGGCCCGGCGCCGGCCACCAGCACCGAAACCGAAGCTGAACAGGCTCGCACCTCGCTACCGGCTACGGCCAACGCACCGACGTCACCGGCGACGACCAGGCTCGTAGACGCGCACGCTGCCGCGGCTGGCAACCACGAAGCACTCCTGAACGACTTTCTCGAAGCGCACGGAGAGTGGGAAAAGTGGCGCACGTGGTCGGACGAGACCACCCACGCAGTCCACGAATCCCTCGTCATGCGAGCCGAGTTCGTTCACGAAGCCGCCCCTGACGACACCCAGTGGAAGATCGCGGCGTACGAGAGCCCGGTCGGCGAGCGCCTGTGGCACGCCACCGCGACCGCCACGGCCCCCGTGGACATCGTGCGGACGCTGCTCGAAAGCCTCGACTCCGCGGATACCGTCGAGATCACCGCCGGCAGCCTGGTCTCGGAGGCCAACGTCTGGGAGGCCACCCGTCCGTTGTTCGACGCCGACTGGGACCACAGCGTCGACGGCCGCTTCATCCGATGGCAGGCACCAAGTGATCACTCCGCAGGCGTCCAGTTCGATGCCTTCGCGGCAAACTTCCGGCAGTCCGACCTGCCCGTCTGGACGTTCTGGGGCGGGGGCGACGCCGAAGCCCCCGAGTGGGCCCTGCACTTTTCGACGCACGCCGCCGTCTCCGTACTGCAGGACGTCGCCGTCGAGGCGGCCGGTCGATACGCAAAGCCGCTCGCCTCCGCACGACGGCAGCGCAGCCCGCGCAGTGCGTCACCCGCCCCGGCCCCACATCCTGCCGCCCCCGCCAGAACACGCTGA
- a CDS encoding DnaB-like helicase N-terminal domain-containing protein, protein MSQSTDPYEDDLDDLPSPRPVHYAEQSLLGALLLDPHRLPDIRVLGAEQFSNHAHGSLFQAMRMVPLPDPEAHRSDPAWLNAVLAAARPQAPGLTASYLHTLVQVCPWPQHAPAYARMIQSDHARRTLLMHAQRLAQTATDATLPNRAVTTLAQADALAQFLDTLSGQFAPHPGSLPRTAMPTQPTARSSEEALDEERLLLATATAHPAALKDMRWLQPDDFTQPLHAALWQCLTSLVHRAEPVDPVTVLWEAQHRGLLADDLAASDLMALVSTPVGSAEYWGERILQRALLTRACDVATRIATYAEDPANTTHQLITGSRRALADLTALRTRWQRSTAPAPPTTPRAPRSPAVSRAGPPLRATAARALR, encoded by the coding sequence ATGTCCCAATCCACCGACCCGTACGAGGACGACCTGGACGACCTGCCCTCTCCGCGGCCCGTCCACTACGCCGAGCAGTCCCTGCTCGGGGCGCTCCTTCTGGATCCCCACCGGCTTCCCGACATCCGCGTCCTGGGAGCGGAGCAGTTCAGCAACCACGCCCACGGCTCCCTCTTCCAGGCCATGCGCATGGTCCCGCTGCCCGATCCGGAGGCCCACCGCTCCGATCCCGCCTGGCTCAACGCCGTCCTGGCCGCGGCTCGCCCCCAGGCCCCCGGGCTGACCGCCTCTTACCTCCACACCCTCGTCCAGGTCTGCCCGTGGCCCCAGCACGCGCCCGCGTACGCCCGGATGATCCAATCCGATCACGCCCGACGCACGCTGCTCATGCACGCCCAACGCCTAGCCCAGACCGCGACCGACGCCACCTTGCCTAACCGGGCCGTCACCACCCTGGCCCAGGCCGACGCCCTCGCGCAGTTCCTGGACACGCTCTCCGGACAGTTCGCCCCGCACCCCGGCTCCCTGCCACGCACCGCCATGCCGACACAGCCCACGGCGCGCAGCAGCGAGGAAGCCCTCGACGAGGAACGACTCCTCCTCGCCACCGCCACCGCGCACCCGGCCGCGCTGAAGGACATGCGCTGGCTCCAGCCCGACGACTTCACGCAGCCCCTGCACGCAGCCCTGTGGCAGTGCCTGACCTCGCTGGTCCACCGCGCAGAGCCCGTGGACCCGGTCACCGTGCTCTGGGAAGCCCAGCACCGTGGACTCCTCGCCGATGACCTCGCCGCCAGTGACCTGATGGCACTGGTCTCCACACCCGTCGGGTCAGCCGAATACTGGGGTGAACGCATTCTTCAACGCGCCCTGCTCACCCGTGCGTGCGACGTCGCCACGCGGATCGCCACCTACGCCGAGGACCCGGCCAACACGACGCATCAACTGATCACCGGCAGCCGCCGTGCCTTGGCCGACCTCACTGCCCTGCGCACCCGCTGGCAGCGCAGCACCGCCCCCGCACCACCGACGACTCCTCGTGCCCCGCGCAGCCCGGCCGTCTCCCGGGCCGGTCCGCCGCTCCGAGCCACCGCAGCACGAGCACTCCGATGA